In Panicum virgatum strain AP13 chromosome 4N, P.virgatum_v5, whole genome shotgun sequence, a single window of DNA contains:
- the LOC120669536 gene encoding sister chromatid cohesion protein PDS5 homolog A-like isoform X1 → MAAAEQLKELGEKLQAAAPAPADELAKLLEKAAECLHGIEQSPGSSVMEALQPSLKAFTREEFLKHEDEDIKVLLATCFCEITRITAPDAPYDDDVLRDIFYLIVGTFRGLSDVNSQTFGRRVAILETVARYRACVVMLDLECDYLITDMFRTFLEVVSDSHEEKIVKSMQTIMTLIVDESEDIQESLLHVLLSALGQKKTGAAMSGRKLARSVIKHSAGKLEPYIKKFLTSSWAGDGSSSNDQIDHHGIIFDIYQCAPKVLKVVVPYITGELLADEVDIRSKSVELLGEIFSLPGAPIVEYFKTLFSEFLKRLTDRIVEIRISMVEHLKRCLISNPSRPEAPEILKALCDRLLDYEENVRKGVVAALCDVACHSPDAIPIDTIKVVAERVRDKSVAVKCYAMERLADIYKLYCQRGSDSYSDDFEWIPGKILRCIYDKDFRSESIESILCASLFPPEFPTKGRVKHWVTAVTHFDKVEMKALESILLQKQRLQQEMLKYMSLRQLSQEDAPDLQKRIVGCFRSMSRSFSDPAKCEENLNMLHQLKDDNIWKLFTNLLDCSTSFEKAWSLRADLLKILGEKHALYDFVATLAMRCSYLLVNKEYAKEILSEASEQKTSGNTKLISACMDLLTAISSFFPSLLSGLEEDIVELLKEDNEVLKEGIAHVLSKAGGNIREQLASSSTLDLLLERLCLEGTRRQAKYSVHALAAITKDDGLMSLSVLYKRLVDLLEEKKVHLPSILQSLGCIAQISMPIFETREEEIISFIITKILECNDVRPFLFEFSVLFYLLYHCHHNSKFQQDMVENSAHKSEWGDSTQNCLLKIYGIKTLVKSYLPCKDAHAHPGIEKLFDILKNILTYGDISPNMVSSAADKAHLRLAAAKAVLRLSRQWDHKVPVDVFYLTLRISQDDFPQMRKLFLCKVHQYIKERALDAKYACAFLFGVNDYHAPQYEEFKHNLIEVVQICQQVKMRQLSVQADMNLLTAYPEYIISFLVHGLAHDPSSPDIEDHENVKAFGPIYWRLHLILSILLGEEGLQHSVPSMKKESFTTIISIFKSIKCSQDVVDGNKTKTLHAICDLGFLIAKRLWNDQTNLSDAQTVPLPSQLYMPLQDDQNESSVEKSDEKMWLGCEKVLAHFEDVMTANIDKVKSPKHKMLIDETDEFGNEVPLGKIVKLLKLQGEKKTGRKQKTSSSSVNTGNVDDVLGLVREINLDNQGDLGESQKSKPKKRQTETNETNEKPLDFSSPKRKRSISNNRPHSAKGSKNSDEHLLHTPSKDRTYTSLETKLKEKKDRHDSTDTGLLVSPTSKTPVSKVNKGAKKSHTDILNSGPKKSADADSTKRTVEPRSLNGSLKRQKPKPISGLVKCSTHDSSSTDLVGHRIKVWWPLDKRFYGGVVQSYDSSKKKHTVLYDDGDVEVLNLSKEKWMPIESNDSSVKNQKKDHLLTNQGRAQERTTSSSKSSPSQQKSKKRSLPPKRKGQPKNKRRKTAGGNKSVEARSGAGGNDSDSSSSLARSDVDKDVNSDAQMEEEVVISSAKKEKARKDSKDVEIKEKVQKGSKDVEMKERAGKDTKDVETEVKAGKESKDVGMKEKAGKDSKNVKTKESKDVEGKEKAGKDSKDVKMKEKAAKESEDVEVNEKAGKDSNDVEMKEKAGKESKDVKMKQKAGKESKEAEKQDEHSLSSKEESDNETLSVWKKRTAKAT, encoded by the exons atggcggccgcggagcagCTCAAGGAGCTGGGGGAGaagctgcaggcggcggcgccggcgcccgcggacgAGCTCGCCAAGCTCCTCGAG AAAGCTGCGGAATGCTTACATGGAATAGAGCAGTCGCCAGGGTCCTCGGTAATGGAAGCTCTTCAACCCAGTTTAAAGGCTTTCACCAGAGAAGAATTTCTGAAGCATGAAGATGAAGATATCAAAGTTCTATTGGCAACCTGCTTCTGTGAAATTACAAGAATAACTGCACCTGATGCTCCCTACGACGATGATGTTCTAAGG GACATATTCTATCTAATTGTAGGTACATTTCGTGGGCTCAGTGATGTTAATAGTCAAACCTTTGGCAGGAGAGTTGCTATTCTCGAAACAGTTGCTAGATACCGAGCATGTGTTGTGATGTTAGATCTTGAATGCGACTATCTTATCACAGACATGTTTCGAACGTTCTTAGAAGTTGTCAG TGACAGTCATGAAGAAAAAATTGTAAAGTCAATGCAGACAATAATGACCCTTATTGTAGATGAGAGTGAAGATATACAGGAGAGTCTTCTACATGTGCTGTTGTCAGCACTGGGGCAGAAGAAAACT GGTGCTGCAATGTCTGGGCGTAAGCTTGCTCGCAGTGTCATCAAGCATTCTGCAGGAAAACTTGAACCATACATAAAGAAGTTTCTGACATCTTCATGGGCTGGGGATGGCAGTTCTTCGAATGATCAAATTGACCACCACGGAATCATATTTGACATTTATCAGTGTGCTCCGAAGGTTCTTAAGGTGGTTGTGCCTTATATTACTGGGGAACTGCTG GCAGATGAAGTAGATATTCGGTCTAAGTCAGTTGAATTACTTGGGGAAATTTTTTCTTTACCTGGAGCCCCTATTGTGGAATATTTCAAAACTCTCTTCTCTGAGTTTCTGAAGAGGCTGACTGATAGAATAGTTGAAATCCGTATTTCTATGGTTGAGCATTTGAAGAGATGTCTAATATCAAATCCTTCCCGACCTGAAGCTCCTGAAATTCTCA AGGCACTTTGTGACAGATTGCTTGATTATGAAGAAAATGTGCGAAAGGGAGTGGTGGCTGCACTTTGTGATGTAGCTTGCCATTCACCTGATGCAATTCCAATTGACACAATTAAAGTAGTAGCGGAGCGTGTTCGCGATAAATCG GTGGCTGTGAAGTGCTATGCCATGGAGAGGTTGGCAGATATTTATAAGCTATATTGCCAGAGGGGTTCTGATAGCTATTCTGATGATTTTGAGTGGATACCTGGAAAAATATTAAGATGTATTTATGACAAAGATTTTAG GTCAGAGTCAATCGAATCCATTTTGTGTGCTTCCTTGTTCCCACCGGAGTTTCCAACGAAGGGAAGAGTGAAACATTGGGTTACAGCTGTGACGCACTTTGATAAAGTTGAGATGAAAGCTCTTGAATCGATTCTTCTGCAAAAGCAAAG ACTGCAACAAGAAATGCTGAAATACATGTCACTTCGGCAACTAAGCCAG GAAGATGCCCCTGATCTGCAAAAAAGAATCGTTGGATGTTTCCGGAGCATGTCTCGCTCATTCAGTGACCCTGCAAAGTGTGAGGAGAACTTGAACATGCTTCATCAGCTAAAAGATGACAATATCTGGAAATTATTCACTAACCTGCTTGATTGCTCAACTTCATTCGAGAAAGCTTGGTCTCTTCGG GCAGACTTGCTTAAGATACTTGGTGAAAAACATGCGCTTTATGATTTTGTGGCCACATTAGCAATGAGATGTTCATATTTACTTGTAAACAAGGAGTATGCCAAAGAGATCCTGTCAGAAGCTTCTGAACAGAAGACTTCTGGGAATACAAAGCTCATCTCAGCATGCATGGATCTTCTAACG GCAATTTCTAGTTTCTTTCCATCACTTTTGTCTGGACTTGAAGAAGACATTGTTGAACTCCTGAAGGAGGATAATGAAGTGCTTAAAGAGGGTATTGCTCACGTCTTATCGAAGGCTGGTGGCAATATTCGGGAACAGCTAGCCTCATCAAG TACCCTTGATCTTCTATTAGAGCGTTTATGCTTAGAGGGCACAAGGAGACAAGCTAAATACTCTGTTCATGCACTTGCTGCAATTACAAAAGATGATGGTCTTATGTCCCTATCTGTTCTTTACAAG AGGCTTGTGGATTTGTTGGAAGAGAAGAAAGTGCATTTACCATCTATATTGCAATCTTTGGGGTGTATAGCTCAGATATCCATGCCAATTTTTGAAACGCGGGAAGAAGAGATAATAagtttcataattacaaaaattcTTGAGTGCAATGATGTAAGACCTTTTCTTTTTGAATTCTCAGTTCTATTCTATCTTTTATACCATTGTCATCACAATTCCAAGTTTCAGCAGGATATGGTTGAAAATTCTGCTCATAAATCTGAATGGGGTGATAGTACACAGAATTGCTTGCTGAAG ATTTATGGCATCAAAACTTTGGTGAAGAGCTATCTACCTTGCAAAGATGCTCATGCACACCCAGGAATAGAAAAGTTATTTGATATTCTGAAGAATATTCTTACCTATGGTGATATTTCTCCAAATATGGTCTCAAG TGCTGCTGATAAGGCCCATTTGAGGCTTGCCGCAGCGAAAGCTGTTCTCCGCTTATCAAGACAATGGGACCACAAAGTACCTGTTGATGTATTTTATTTGACTCTGAGGATTTCACAG GATGATTTTCCTCAGATGAGGAAATTATTTCTTTGTAAAGTACATCAATATATCAAGGAGAGGGCATTGGATGCAAAATATGCTTGTGCCTTCTTGTTTGGCGTTAACGATTATCATGCCCCTCAGTACGAAGAG TTCAAGCACAATCTGATTGAAGTGGTTCAGATATGCCAACAAGTTAAGATGCGCCAACTTTCGGTCCAAGCAGATATGAATTTGCTGACGGCTTACCCAGAATATATAATTTCCTTTTTGGTTCATGGCCTTGCTCATGATCCTTCATCCCCAGACATTGAGGATCATGAGAATGTCAAAGCATTTGGTCCAATCTACTG GCGGTTGCATCTGATTCTTTCAATTCTCCTGGGAGAAGAGGGTTTGCAACACAGTGTTCCAAGCATGAAAAAGGAGAGCTTCACTACAATAATATCTATATTCAAAAGCATCAAATGTTCACAAGATGTGGTTGATGGAAATAAGACGAAG ACTCTGCATGCTATATGTGATCTTGGTTTCCTTATTGCAAAGAGGTTATGGAACGATCAAACAAATTTATCAGATGCTCAAACGGTCCCATTGCCTTCTCAACTTTACATGCCACTTCAGGATGACCAAAATGAAAGTTCTGTG GAGAAGAGTGATGAGAAGATGTGGTTGGGATGTGAGAAAGTACTGGCGCATTTCGAGGATGTAATGACAGCAAACATTGATAAG GTCAAATCTCCCAAACATAAGATGCTTATTGACGAGACTGATGAATTTGGAAATGAAGTACCACTTGGGAAAATTGTTAAACTTCTTAAATTGCAAGGAGAAAAGAAGACGGGAAGAAAGCAGAAGACGTCATCTAGCTCAGTAAATACTGGCAATGTTGATGATGTCCTGGGTTTAGTAAGAGAAATTAACTTGGACAACCAAGGAGATTTGGGGGAATCGCAAAAGAGTAAGCCTAAGAAGCGTCAGACTGAGACAAATGAGACTAATGAGAAGCCACTTGATTTTTCTTCACCTAAACGCAAAAGATCAATTTCTAACAATAGACCACATTCAGCAAAAGGTAGTAAAAATAGTGATGAACATCTATTGCATACTCCAAGCAAAGATAGGACTTATACCTCATTGGAAACTAAGTTAAAGGAGAAGAAAGACAGGCATGATTCAACTGATACAGGGCTGCTAGTATCTCCTACTAGTAAAACCCCTGTATCTAAAGTAAATAAGGGTGCTAAGAAATCCCATACTGACATTTTAAATAGTGGTCCAAAG aagTCTGCTGATGCAGACAGTACTAAAAGAACTGTTGAACCAAGAAGTCTAAATGGGTCACTCAAAAGGCAGAAACCAAAACCGATTTCTGGTTTAGTAAAG TGCTCAACGCACGACTCAAGCAGCACAGACTTGGTAGGACACCGAATAAAAGTTTGGTGGCCATTGGATAAGAG ATTTTATGGAGGTGTTGTGCAATCATACGATTCATCCAAGAAAAAACATACG GTGCTATACGATGATGGAGATGTTGAAGTGCTTAACTTGTCTAAAGAGAAATGGATGCCTATTGAAAGTAATGATTCATCAGTGAAG AACCAAAAGAAAGATCATCTTTTGACAAACCAAGGAAG AGCACAGGAGAGAACAACTAGCAGCAGCAAGTCTTCGCCTAGCCAACAGAAGTCAAAAAAGAG GTCCTTACCTCCAAAGAGGAAAGGGCAGCCAAAGAACAAACGAAGAAAGACTGCAGGAGGGAACAAGTCTGTTGAAGCGAGAAGTGGAGCTGGTGGTAACGATTCAGATTCATCCAGTTCCCTTGCTCGCTCAGATGTTGATAAAGATGTAAACTCAG ATGCCCAAATGGAGGAAGAAGTAGTAATTAGCTCAGCTAAGAAAGAGAAGGCCAGGAAAGACTCCAAAGATGTGGAAATAAAAGAGAAGGTGCAGAAGGGGTCCAAAGATGTGGAGATGAAAGAGAGGGCAGGGAAGGATACCAAAGATGTGGAAACAGAAGTGAAGGCAGGGAAGGAGTCCAAAGATGTGGGAATGAAAGAGAAGGCAGGGAAGGACTCCAAAAATGTAAAAACAAAAGAGTCCAAAGATGTGGAAGGGAAAGAGAAGGCAGGGAAGGACTCAAAAGATGTAAAAATGAAAGAGAAGGCAGCAAAAGAGTCGGAAGATGTGGAAGTGAATGAGAAGGCAGGGAAGGACTCGAATGATGTGGAAATGAAAGAGAAGGCTGGAAAAGAGTCCAAAGATGTAAAAATGAAGCAAAAGGCAGGGAAAGAGTCCAAAGAGGCGGAAAAGCAGGATGAGCATAGTTTGAGCAGCAAGGAGGAATCAGACAATGAAACCCTC AGCGTGTGGAAAAAACGCACAGCAAAAGCAACATAG
- the LOC120669536 gene encoding sister chromatid cohesion protein PDS5 homolog A-like isoform X2 gives MAAAEQLKELGEKLQAAAPAPADELAKLLEKAAECLHGIEQSPGSSVMEALQPSLKAFTREEFLKHEDEDIKVLLATCFCEITRITAPDAPYDDDVLRDIFYLIVGTFRGLSDVNSQTFGRRVAILETVARYRACVVMLDLECDYLITDMFRTFLEVVSDSHEEKIVKSMQTIMTLIVDESEDIQESLLHVLLSALGQKKTGAAMSGRKLARSVIKHSAGKLEPYIKKFLTSSWAGDGSSSNDQIDHHGIIFDIYQCAPKVLKVVVPYITGELLADEVDIRSKSVELLGEIFSLPGAPIVEYFKTLFSEFLKRLTDRIVEIRISMVEHLKRCLISNPSRPEAPEILKALCDRLLDYEENVRKGVVAALCDVACHSPDAIPIDTIKVVAERVRDKSVAVKCYAMERLADIYKLYCQRGSDSYSDDFEWIPGKILRCIYDKDFRSESIESILCASLFPPEFPTKGRVKHWVTAVTHFDKVEMKALESILLQKQRLQQEMLKYMSLRQLSQEDAPDLQKRIVGCFRSMSRSFSDPAKCEENLNMLHQLKDDNIWKLFTNLLDCSTSFEKAWSLRADLLKILGEKHALYDFVATLAMRCSYLLVNKEYAKEILSEASEQKTSGNTKLISACMDLLTAISSFFPSLLSGLEEDIVELLKEDNEVLKEGIAHVLSKAGGNIREQLASSSTLDLLLERLCLEGTRRQAKYSVHALAAITKDDGLMSLSVLYKRLVDLLEEKKVHLPSILQSLGCIAQISMPIFETREEEIISFIITKILECNDQDMVENSAHKSEWGDSTQNCLLKIYGIKTLVKSYLPCKDAHAHPGIEKLFDILKNILTYGDISPNMVSSAADKAHLRLAAAKAVLRLSRQWDHKVPVDVFYLTLRISQDDFPQMRKLFLCKVHQYIKERALDAKYACAFLFGVNDYHAPQYEEFKHNLIEVVQICQQVKMRQLSVQADMNLLTAYPEYIISFLVHGLAHDPSSPDIEDHENVKAFGPIYWRLHLILSILLGEEGLQHSVPSMKKESFTTIISIFKSIKCSQDVVDGNKTKTLHAICDLGFLIAKRLWNDQTNLSDAQTVPLPSQLYMPLQDDQNESSVEKSDEKMWLGCEKVLAHFEDVMTANIDKVKSPKHKMLIDETDEFGNEVPLGKIVKLLKLQGEKKTGRKQKTSSSSVNTGNVDDVLGLVREINLDNQGDLGESQKSKPKKRQTETNETNEKPLDFSSPKRKRSISNNRPHSAKGSKNSDEHLLHTPSKDRTYTSLETKLKEKKDRHDSTDTGLLVSPTSKTPVSKVNKGAKKSHTDILNSGPKKSADADSTKRTVEPRSLNGSLKRQKPKPISGLVKCSTHDSSSTDLVGHRIKVWWPLDKRFYGGVVQSYDSSKKKHTVLYDDGDVEVLNLSKEKWMPIESNDSSVKNQKKDHLLTNQGRAQERTTSSSKSSPSQQKSKKRSLPPKRKGQPKNKRRKTAGGNKSVEARSGAGGNDSDSSSSLARSDVDKDVNSDAQMEEEVVISSAKKEKARKDSKDVEIKEKVQKGSKDVEMKERAGKDTKDVETEVKAGKESKDVGMKEKAGKDSKNVKTKESKDVEGKEKAGKDSKDVKMKEKAAKESEDVEVNEKAGKDSNDVEMKEKAGKESKDVKMKQKAGKESKEAEKQDEHSLSSKEESDNETLSVWKKRTAKAT, from the exons atggcggccgcggagcagCTCAAGGAGCTGGGGGAGaagctgcaggcggcggcgccggcgcccgcggacgAGCTCGCCAAGCTCCTCGAG AAAGCTGCGGAATGCTTACATGGAATAGAGCAGTCGCCAGGGTCCTCGGTAATGGAAGCTCTTCAACCCAGTTTAAAGGCTTTCACCAGAGAAGAATTTCTGAAGCATGAAGATGAAGATATCAAAGTTCTATTGGCAACCTGCTTCTGTGAAATTACAAGAATAACTGCACCTGATGCTCCCTACGACGATGATGTTCTAAGG GACATATTCTATCTAATTGTAGGTACATTTCGTGGGCTCAGTGATGTTAATAGTCAAACCTTTGGCAGGAGAGTTGCTATTCTCGAAACAGTTGCTAGATACCGAGCATGTGTTGTGATGTTAGATCTTGAATGCGACTATCTTATCACAGACATGTTTCGAACGTTCTTAGAAGTTGTCAG TGACAGTCATGAAGAAAAAATTGTAAAGTCAATGCAGACAATAATGACCCTTATTGTAGATGAGAGTGAAGATATACAGGAGAGTCTTCTACATGTGCTGTTGTCAGCACTGGGGCAGAAGAAAACT GGTGCTGCAATGTCTGGGCGTAAGCTTGCTCGCAGTGTCATCAAGCATTCTGCAGGAAAACTTGAACCATACATAAAGAAGTTTCTGACATCTTCATGGGCTGGGGATGGCAGTTCTTCGAATGATCAAATTGACCACCACGGAATCATATTTGACATTTATCAGTGTGCTCCGAAGGTTCTTAAGGTGGTTGTGCCTTATATTACTGGGGAACTGCTG GCAGATGAAGTAGATATTCGGTCTAAGTCAGTTGAATTACTTGGGGAAATTTTTTCTTTACCTGGAGCCCCTATTGTGGAATATTTCAAAACTCTCTTCTCTGAGTTTCTGAAGAGGCTGACTGATAGAATAGTTGAAATCCGTATTTCTATGGTTGAGCATTTGAAGAGATGTCTAATATCAAATCCTTCCCGACCTGAAGCTCCTGAAATTCTCA AGGCACTTTGTGACAGATTGCTTGATTATGAAGAAAATGTGCGAAAGGGAGTGGTGGCTGCACTTTGTGATGTAGCTTGCCATTCACCTGATGCAATTCCAATTGACACAATTAAAGTAGTAGCGGAGCGTGTTCGCGATAAATCG GTGGCTGTGAAGTGCTATGCCATGGAGAGGTTGGCAGATATTTATAAGCTATATTGCCAGAGGGGTTCTGATAGCTATTCTGATGATTTTGAGTGGATACCTGGAAAAATATTAAGATGTATTTATGACAAAGATTTTAG GTCAGAGTCAATCGAATCCATTTTGTGTGCTTCCTTGTTCCCACCGGAGTTTCCAACGAAGGGAAGAGTGAAACATTGGGTTACAGCTGTGACGCACTTTGATAAAGTTGAGATGAAAGCTCTTGAATCGATTCTTCTGCAAAAGCAAAG ACTGCAACAAGAAATGCTGAAATACATGTCACTTCGGCAACTAAGCCAG GAAGATGCCCCTGATCTGCAAAAAAGAATCGTTGGATGTTTCCGGAGCATGTCTCGCTCATTCAGTGACCCTGCAAAGTGTGAGGAGAACTTGAACATGCTTCATCAGCTAAAAGATGACAATATCTGGAAATTATTCACTAACCTGCTTGATTGCTCAACTTCATTCGAGAAAGCTTGGTCTCTTCGG GCAGACTTGCTTAAGATACTTGGTGAAAAACATGCGCTTTATGATTTTGTGGCCACATTAGCAATGAGATGTTCATATTTACTTGTAAACAAGGAGTATGCCAAAGAGATCCTGTCAGAAGCTTCTGAACAGAAGACTTCTGGGAATACAAAGCTCATCTCAGCATGCATGGATCTTCTAACG GCAATTTCTAGTTTCTTTCCATCACTTTTGTCTGGACTTGAAGAAGACATTGTTGAACTCCTGAAGGAGGATAATGAAGTGCTTAAAGAGGGTATTGCTCACGTCTTATCGAAGGCTGGTGGCAATATTCGGGAACAGCTAGCCTCATCAAG TACCCTTGATCTTCTATTAGAGCGTTTATGCTTAGAGGGCACAAGGAGACAAGCTAAATACTCTGTTCATGCACTTGCTGCAATTACAAAAGATGATGGTCTTATGTCCCTATCTGTTCTTTACAAG AGGCTTGTGGATTTGTTGGAAGAGAAGAAAGTGCATTTACCATCTATATTGCAATCTTTGGGGTGTATAGCTCAGATATCCATGCCAATTTTTGAAACGCGGGAAGAAGAGATAATAagtttcataattacaaaaattcTTGAGTGCAATGAT CAGGATATGGTTGAAAATTCTGCTCATAAATCTGAATGGGGTGATAGTACACAGAATTGCTTGCTGAAG ATTTATGGCATCAAAACTTTGGTGAAGAGCTATCTACCTTGCAAAGATGCTCATGCACACCCAGGAATAGAAAAGTTATTTGATATTCTGAAGAATATTCTTACCTATGGTGATATTTCTCCAAATATGGTCTCAAG TGCTGCTGATAAGGCCCATTTGAGGCTTGCCGCAGCGAAAGCTGTTCTCCGCTTATCAAGACAATGGGACCACAAAGTACCTGTTGATGTATTTTATTTGACTCTGAGGATTTCACAG GATGATTTTCCTCAGATGAGGAAATTATTTCTTTGTAAAGTACATCAATATATCAAGGAGAGGGCATTGGATGCAAAATATGCTTGTGCCTTCTTGTTTGGCGTTAACGATTATCATGCCCCTCAGTACGAAGAG TTCAAGCACAATCTGATTGAAGTGGTTCAGATATGCCAACAAGTTAAGATGCGCCAACTTTCGGTCCAAGCAGATATGAATTTGCTGACGGCTTACCCAGAATATATAATTTCCTTTTTGGTTCATGGCCTTGCTCATGATCCTTCATCCCCAGACATTGAGGATCATGAGAATGTCAAAGCATTTGGTCCAATCTACTG GCGGTTGCATCTGATTCTTTCAATTCTCCTGGGAGAAGAGGGTTTGCAACACAGTGTTCCAAGCATGAAAAAGGAGAGCTTCACTACAATAATATCTATATTCAAAAGCATCAAATGTTCACAAGATGTGGTTGATGGAAATAAGACGAAG ACTCTGCATGCTATATGTGATCTTGGTTTCCTTATTGCAAAGAGGTTATGGAACGATCAAACAAATTTATCAGATGCTCAAACGGTCCCATTGCCTTCTCAACTTTACATGCCACTTCAGGATGACCAAAATGAAAGTTCTGTG GAGAAGAGTGATGAGAAGATGTGGTTGGGATGTGAGAAAGTACTGGCGCATTTCGAGGATGTAATGACAGCAAACATTGATAAG GTCAAATCTCCCAAACATAAGATGCTTATTGACGAGACTGATGAATTTGGAAATGAAGTACCACTTGGGAAAATTGTTAAACTTCTTAAATTGCAAGGAGAAAAGAAGACGGGAAGAAAGCAGAAGACGTCATCTAGCTCAGTAAATACTGGCAATGTTGATGATGTCCTGGGTTTAGTAAGAGAAATTAACTTGGACAACCAAGGAGATTTGGGGGAATCGCAAAAGAGTAAGCCTAAGAAGCGTCAGACTGAGACAAATGAGACTAATGAGAAGCCACTTGATTTTTCTTCACCTAAACGCAAAAGATCAATTTCTAACAATAGACCACATTCAGCAAAAGGTAGTAAAAATAGTGATGAACATCTATTGCATACTCCAAGCAAAGATAGGACTTATACCTCATTGGAAACTAAGTTAAAGGAGAAGAAAGACAGGCATGATTCAACTGATACAGGGCTGCTAGTATCTCCTACTAGTAAAACCCCTGTATCTAAAGTAAATAAGGGTGCTAAGAAATCCCATACTGACATTTTAAATAGTGGTCCAAAG aagTCTGCTGATGCAGACAGTACTAAAAGAACTGTTGAACCAAGAAGTCTAAATGGGTCACTCAAAAGGCAGAAACCAAAACCGATTTCTGGTTTAGTAAAG TGCTCAACGCACGACTCAAGCAGCACAGACTTGGTAGGACACCGAATAAAAGTTTGGTGGCCATTGGATAAGAG ATTTTATGGAGGTGTTGTGCAATCATACGATTCATCCAAGAAAAAACATACG GTGCTATACGATGATGGAGATGTTGAAGTGCTTAACTTGTCTAAAGAGAAATGGATGCCTATTGAAAGTAATGATTCATCAGTGAAG AACCAAAAGAAAGATCATCTTTTGACAAACCAAGGAAG AGCACAGGAGAGAACAACTAGCAGCAGCAAGTCTTCGCCTAGCCAACAGAAGTCAAAAAAGAG GTCCTTACCTCCAAAGAGGAAAGGGCAGCCAAAGAACAAACGAAGAAAGACTGCAGGAGGGAACAAGTCTGTTGAAGCGAGAAGTGGAGCTGGTGGTAACGATTCAGATTCATCCAGTTCCCTTGCTCGCTCAGATGTTGATAAAGATGTAAACTCAG ATGCCCAAATGGAGGAAGAAGTAGTAATTAGCTCAGCTAAGAAAGAGAAGGCCAGGAAAGACTCCAAAGATGTGGAAATAAAAGAGAAGGTGCAGAAGGGGTCCAAAGATGTGGAGATGAAAGAGAGGGCAGGGAAGGATACCAAAGATGTGGAAACAGAAGTGAAGGCAGGGAAGGAGTCCAAAGATGTGGGAATGAAAGAGAAGGCAGGGAAGGACTCCAAAAATGTAAAAACAAAAGAGTCCAAAGATGTGGAAGGGAAAGAGAAGGCAGGGAAGGACTCAAAAGATGTAAAAATGAAAGAGAAGGCAGCAAAAGAGTCGGAAGATGTGGAAGTGAATGAGAAGGCAGGGAAGGACTCGAATGATGTGGAAATGAAAGAGAAGGCTGGAAAAGAGTCCAAAGATGTAAAAATGAAGCAAAAGGCAGGGAAAGAGTCCAAAGAGGCGGAAAAGCAGGATGAGCATAGTTTGAGCAGCAAGGAGGAATCAGACAATGAAACCCTC AGCGTGTGGAAAAAACGCACAGCAAAAGCAACATAG